The genomic interval ttaattaagaaAACAGATGTTGAAGCAGGAAGATTTAGGTTCAAATTTAAGCTCAAGGTCATTTACCTCTTCTAAGACCAtgctttcatctgtaaaatgggagaaacAATGTACGGTTTTTGTGATGGCATAATGATAATATAAAGCATGGAATGTAGTTCCTGGCAAATAGTGAGTGATCAAAATATGATACCCATTGGGttatcattcaaaatatttaactaaGGCGAGTATGACCAGTCAAAACAAATGCCAGCCATAAACAACCAGTATGGAGTTTACCAGGGCATACAGGCTGAGTATGTATGTGATATTTAAGTAATTTGTACCTCtcccgacttttttttttttttttcctgcatgggcaggcactgggaatcaaaccttggtctctggcatggcaggcaagaactgggcttgctgagccaccatggcctgccctcacctgacttttttaatttttattgagatatcttcatacacatacagtctatccaaagcatacaattggtggctcacaatatcatcacatagttgtgtattcatcaccatgatcatttttagaaaatttggatcaatccagaaaaaaaaataaaaaggaaaaaactcatacatcctatatccCTCACCCTTTCCCTAACTActatatttcaatctacccaattttttttaccccttatcccctctattatttatttttttgtccttattttctactcatctgtccatatcctggataaaaggagcatcagatacaagattttcatgatcacacagtcacattataaaagttatatagttatacagtcatctttaagaatcaaggctactggaatataagagatggaaacagcctaaaagtccatcaatggatgagtggctaaacaagctgtggtatatacgtatgatggaatattacgcagctgtaatatagaataaagtcatgaagcatgtaacaacatggatggaccctgaggacattatgctgagtgaaattaaccaaaaacaaaaggacaaaaggtctcactgatatgaactaacattaatgagtgaacttggagaatttcaattaagaacaggttatcaggagatagagtagagattgggtaattggacctgaaggtatacagattgtgcgacaggactgattgtaaaattcagaaatggataacacaataatcactgattgtagcacaataatgtaagtacactgaatgaagatgaatgtgagtaTAGTAGAGGgtagagggctgggggcacatatgaaaccagaaggaaagacagataaagactgagatcgtataatttaggaatgtctagagtggacaatgattcACCTGACTTTTTTAAAAGGTGTTTTCTCCAAGTCTCATCATCATTAAAGGTAAATCTAAataagccttttattttttcttatttgtatccaCATCCAAATTACTCTATTGGGGTCTGTGATAAaactgtttttgcttttcttgggAAGGGTCTGACCTTTGGAAAGCCTCATTCCCCAAATCCATATGGAGTAACTTCAAGAGTCACCTATTCCCGAaaacctttcctccttctctgatCTTACCTTAGCCTAGTTTGCCAACATAGCACTTATTGCAGTGCCCATAAATATAAGTCACTTTCACTATTCAGAATAGTATTCAACACCTGCTCAAGTTACACAgtatctacttaaaaaaaaattgaacattaGTCTAAGTAAGTGCAAAGATTAATGAGCTTTGGAGTTTCTCTGTTAATAAATGATTAAAGTTTGAGGAAATTAATACCTACCTAAATATTCTGCAAGATGATCAAATTCTGGCTTATTGGCAATAAGCTCTTCTTTTGTGGGAATGTTTATTCCCATGAAGCATGGATACCTAATTGGTGGTGAGGCTACTCGGATGTGTACCTTGGAAAAGAATCATTTCACACATTATTTTGAGATTAACTATATACAGCTTTaattttgcaaaattcccttTCATTGGCcaaatttaacataaaatttctttcaagaatatttaatgacataTGGGTAATAAAGCAAACTGCTGTGTTTCACTGAATTCATTACCAACTGAAATATTTAGTCAGAATAAGCtctgaaatacaaaaatacaacaaTGTGCAAAATTTATTATACTGGGATTGCTTCTACGTCTTCAAATTAATCATTACTCAATGGATTTAAGAAGCATTCTCTTTtgtggtttttaattttataaaaattttaagccttattttttgtatgttgtatggtggagGGGTCATATGTCATCCTTTTTTCcaattgcagcaacatttgttgaattttgtgggggcaaaagtgcatgggccaggaatcaaacctgggtctcctgcatggcaggcgagagttctatcactgaactacccttgtaagCCCTTCACcctttatatttaacttttgaatGTACTGAGAAGTAAATTTAGTATACGGCATAATGTTGACTATTAACATATTTCCCAAGTTGCTACAGTTATCAGTAATCCGACAAATCAACCAGATTTAAAAAGCATTGATTTGCTAAACTGAACAACCCATGTTGATCCACTGTACTGAATTTTGGCTTTTATGCCAGTATTACATTGTTAATTATTGGTACTTTAGGATATGTTTTAATATTACTTACCTCTTTTGCACCAGATTCTTTGAGCAATTTTATTATGGGAGAGATGGTGTTACCTCTCACAATAGAATCATCTACAAGAACGATTCTTTTGCCTATAAAATTGTCTGACAATACTCCAAATTTTTTTGCGACACCAAGTTGTCTTAACCGCATATTTGGCTGAATGAAAGTTCTTCCTACATAGCGGTTTTTACATAGCACTTCCACATATGGAAGTCCACACtgatggaggaaaaagaaaaggacaataaaCATCAATATACAGAATACGTTAAGTTCCTATTTTCTCTGTCATGCTGCCATTATAGCATGTATATAAAATTACAAAGTGTGGTAGTTATTCTCAGCTCTGCATCAAATTATAATTTTCCTTCACTATTCAAATTGTGGGGAGAAtatgctaaaagaaaaatcagtgaaagtAATATACTTGGTGGGAAAAGCATTCATTTTGCTAAAATTTGTATTGCCTttctgaaaaaaatcattaacttTATCTTGGAGGAGAATGCTAAACATATGAAGACAGGGCAAAGAATAAATAATTGTCAGAAGAAGtcacatatttaaaaagtatcaGCCACAGAAATAAATTGATGGTTTTTGAGGGAAAGAAAGGTAATAATTCTCTAAAATAGTTCCACTGAATGAAAAggcattatttattgaataaaaacttttataaaagaatTAGGCTTAACCTCCAAGACTTCCTTCCTTTACAGTAAGTTGAAAAATTTGCCTTCATAGGCAAGGATTTCTTATTCTACTGCTAGAGAGTAATTCACTGGCtcatgtcaattaaaaaaaaaaatacctttactGCATAACCAAGGGCAGCAGGCGTAGCAGATTCGGGAACAGTGCTGACCAAATCTGCATCCACAGGCGCTTCAACTGCCAACTGCTGACCACAACGATATCTTACTGTGTAAACCATTTGGTCTGGCATGTTTGGAGAAGTAAAGAGATTATTTTACTTGGTATGATATGCTATTGCTAGTATAAAAAAACTGGTTTCCCTAGAATGTTTCAGATTGAGCAGAATGTACAAAATCATTATATTGTGAGATATGTTTggcaaaattttgaaaatttatccTCTACAACAGAATGTAAGgagatattataatatataaaaatataataaataacataCAATACCTGGCACTATAAGAactttgtaaattattaaattattagatGATTCAGAAAGTCATGAActggcaaattaaaaaataaaaatctgaccTTAATACAAATCTGAAAATCCTGATACTTTacacttaaagaaaaataaaatctaagaatTGAACGAAAGAGGCTATTATAGTAATAAGCTGCAGGTTAGGTATCATATACAAAACATGTGCCTTTTAAGAGCTAGGTAAACCTCTAGGCCAAGAACTCCTGTGTTTCAATGAGATAAATAAAAGTTATATCtacaatagtaaaagaaaaattttccttaCCTTCAAATATACTATCTGGTCTTGCAAAATAAAcatattcaaatatacaaaaaGCTGTTGAATTTCCTCCCAAACTTGATATAATATCAAGAGTTTGGACACTATGTCTGGATATTTTCACAATTTCTCCGGGCAAGACTTCACGGTAATATCTTgataaacaattttaataaagaaGACTTTTAATAAACCAATCTTTTGGGTTGATATTAACATCTATTATAAAGTATGCATTGAGTCCCCTCCTCCCtcacagagagaaaaacagtTTAATTTAATATAAAGTCTAGccatagacattttttttcctagctctgctggtttgaagctattaagtactcccagaaaagccatatcctttaatcctcattcattattgctgggtggatcttttttattatttccatggagatgtgacccattcagttggggtggtaacttttgatcagatggctcccatggagatgtgtctccacccactcaagttggagttgcttactggagccctttaagagggaaccattttggaaaaagcttgagagccacaagaatcaacagagcccacacagccagagacctttagtgCGGAAGGAAAAACGCCTCTGctgaaaccttatgaaatgaggatagaaagccagcagatattgccatgtgcctgccAAGCTGAGTAACTCCAAACTTCACCacccttttctttggagttaaggtatctttttcttgatgccttaatttggacattttcatggccttagaactgtaaacttaataaattccttttaaaaaacccatttcagtttctggtatattgcattctggcagcatttaagaaacaaacactagccatagatttttaaaagaaaaagcaatatgcCTTCAGCAGTAATTTCTGTAAATCTTTGCTACCCATAAATTCTaattgagaattttttaaaataaaggccaACAGGACATTTTATCCTGACTTAAGTTTTCCTATTGTAACTATTTTTTATTAAGGCAACTCTTCCTTTCTAAAAGGAGTCTCACGCATTTTGAAAGATGCCAGTTTCAGAATTAGAAGGTATGTGTGGAATAATAAAGCTAAATTAAAGTGCGCACAAAACATAAGAAACTGTATTTGTAAACATATTTTCTGGTgagcatcaaaaagaaaaactttcatataaaaatcaaagaaaaatatctaggaatgtgGAAAAAACTAATATGCTGAATGAAGTAAAACTTACGTTGCACCAATAGATAAAAAGCTACAAGATTCTGAAGATATCACCCATCCTTCTGTTTCTGAGAGTTTCTTCCCTGTAAATTTCAAGACAATTCAGTTAATAcattcaagaaattttaaaagagattatCTATCTAAGAGAATAAATACCAAAGAGATAACTTGAAAAAGCTCACAGAACATTCACTGCTATGACTTCTATACGTATATAGAAGATATACAGATATCTTCTAAAACTCCTTCTCACATTATGATTCCATGGCTTGAATAAGACATCTGATAAgtcaaaaaaaaaggcaataaaatcatactgcagaaatgaaaaagctggGCAACGGATATGAAGAGACAATTTAGAAAGGAAATAGGAATGGCCTATTTGAAAAGCCATTCATGCTCAGAAGTACTcaagaaaatatactttaaaaacaacaaagtatttttttttttttacctacccCATCCTCAACCATAAGCTTCTTATACCTAAATATTTTCAGGTGTATCAGTAGTAAAACAATTACTCTGTTAAGCATTATGAGATTAAATTCCTTCTGAAGTTTATTACCTTTTTCATTTATATCAGATACAGGAATAAGACGACCAATGCATAAAGGCCGATTTCCATAAGGATCTCGGACTGCATAGATAACATCTCTGTGCATGATAAGCAGGGAGTATGCTGTCGGTGCCTCCTTCattaagtttttaattctgaaaaattaatcaaataattgaaagaataaaCTTCAGTTAAAAACACATACGAGACCTTATTACCAGAGTTGTAAAGTTTAGTCCAATTTTACATTACCTTGCTACCCAGTCTGGGGTGTCATCTCGTTCCTGAGGAGGGGTATATGCCAATAACTGGGTAATCATTTCACTATCAGAACTTGTTGACAGACCAACACCGTGACGGAGTATCTATTTAGAAAGGAGACAACTTTAAGCATTAGGAGGGAAGCTTCACCCCTACTCCTCACCCAATGGCCCAccttaatagaaaaagaaaccagGCATTCTGTGAATCTCAATTATGAAAATCTTGCATTCCACTAATGGTATGTGTATTCTAACAATGCACAATCACTGCTAGAGGTGCTAACAATTCTCTCAAGGTTTTCAAGCAGGAAAAAAAGGTGCTTTAGAACATATAGAAAGGCTTCTGAAAACTTAATTTGAAGGAATGTAAACCTGCAATGGGCAGGGTGGTGATGGCGAAGGGTAGCTGGGATGCGGCTTGTAGTTGTTCTTCTACCCTCAACACCCTTGATGCATAGGATACATTCCATAAGAGTGGCAACCTACAGTGGTGACAGTATCTAACCATCCTTATTATcatggagacagaagaaaggaattGACTTTAAACAAATGTAGAAGATGTAATCAATTAGTTGAATGTACTCTATGATGATTAGCAGACAAGGACAAGAATGATAAAGACAAGGGCATCATTTTTGACAAACATAGACAAGTTTAGAATGGCACTACAGAATGCAATAGCACACTTTCAATGGGCAGCGAAATGGATAGAGATGAAATCTAAAATCTGGGTAAGGGTTTATGTCTAGAAATAATGAGCTATAGTTTGTAATTGAACTCACTGGTTATCACTAAGTGGTgagtttttaaatgatttttacttcttatagttGTATGAttacctgaatttttaaaatgagccaTAATATTCTTTGTTACAGGGACAGAAAAGGATATTCTCTTCATTATAGTGCTATTGCCTAAGAAGAGGGCAAGGTAAAAGCCCTGGGAAATACTAAAAGCTAGAATCAGAAATAGAGGGGCAATGAGTGGTTCAGAAGTTTGGGTTCTAGATATTTTCTACCCATCAGTTCATCATCATTCAACTTTTGTAACTGTTTATCCTATGTGAAATGCCTGGCCTTACAATACTAAGGACACAACAGTGCCTGCATGTATATGTAAACCATCCTATTACTAAATACCACCTGGTTCTGAGGTCACTAAATGAAGATTATTGGGATCTAATGAACCTAAGAAACCTATAAATTAATGAACAGCCAGGATAAATAAGAAGCcatgaaaaatagagaaagacaCCAAGTAATtcaaaaaggaagataaaatgataaatgaagatACCAGTAACACAGAATGCCAAAGTAAACTCTCTTTGTCCCTTCTCCTAGGTAAAGCTTAGTTCTTCATAATTGTTTCCATAATATATTTCTCATCTATATTAAAGTTTATGCTCAATTTCCTTATGCCTTGAACATGGGGACAAAGTTAAAGGAATGCTAGGAACCCACAGatcctaatttctctgtgctTTTGAGAATCAACTTTTCCAAATCTCTGCTTTAAAGCAGTGCATCAAGATCACCTTGAAAGCATATTAACATGCAGATTCTCAGTATCTCTCCCACTCTAGACGCTGGGGTATATCTTAGAATCTGCAATAATAACAAGTATTCCAGGTAATTCTGATGAAATTGTTTCTTGCAATTAGAAAACAGGAGGCAACAACTAGGAAATGCCCTTTACCAAAAGCCTCGATAAATAACTTCATTAACTAAGCTCAGTAGTGAGAAAAGCACTTATAAAAACACTTACCTTTTTCCTTAATCGGGCAGCATTTACCAATTCGCCATTATGTGCCACTGCTATTTTCCCATGAAGTGTCTCAACAACAAAAGGCTGACAATTTTCTAATTCACATTTTCCTGTAGTAGCGTACCTCGTATGTCCAATTCCAAGATTTGAagtatataatttctttaaattatcttCATTAAAGACGTGATTTACTAGACCCATACCCTagcaaaatcaaaagcaaaaatggatcttataaaaaacaaaacaaaacaatggtaTTGCTAATAAAAAAAGTGGAGTTAGTATTAATAGGAAGTATTTTATACTTACTATAAAGCTGTGCTAGGCCCTTTGCTTAGGCAATCCCAAATTAGACAATGCAATTCACTTAATATCTGTGCTGCGCTGTGGAATTCTAATCTTAAAAAAGACTAACCTAACTGTGAAAATTGTAAAgcacttttgttttttgtttttttattttgcatgggcaggtacaaGGAatcaacccgggtctccggcacagcaggcaagaattctgccactacgccaccactgcccacccagcACTTAAGTCTTATGAGATACTCTGCACTAAAACATTTAAGAACAGATGTACTAAGCAATAAAATTTGtcaaatacaaactaaaattaattgcattaaaaaaactcaaaacatcTTAAAGTATTTGAATAAATGACCCATGTGATTCAGTCCTATGCAGGTAATTATCACAATTAGATTACAAAGTGAGAAATGACCAATCTAAAGAGTTTATTACTTCTAACAGCAAATTATTTCTTCAACTTCCCCATCCCCATATACAGTTATCATCTGGATAGTGTTAccttgataattaaaaaaaaaaagttcaaatataCCTTGTGTATTTTGAATGTTGGCACTGTATTCCCATCACTGGTCACAATACCAGCACTTTCCTGACCCCTGTGAATATAAAAAGTGGCCCAATTGATAAGCTTCTTGAAGAACTTTATCACAGATACTCTTCTCAACAAGCATCCATAAACTTTCAGTATGACAACATGTCAGTGCTACCTGTACAAGTACTTTCTGCATTCAATACATTCGGAATCAGTACATTCTATTGACTGTACTATGGCTAGCAACGgacttataaataaaatttatttaaatattttagctcttctgcattttccaaattttccccAACAAATATCTATTACTTTTATTatcagaaaaagataaataaatgctgtttttaaaaaccCTCAGTTGTCCTGGAATTCTCTCTATATCCCATGTCtgtattctgttttctattttagtatttttaggTGATGGTACAGAGAAGAAAGCCAAAAGATAGGCTGAAGGTATggtaacatattaaaatttaagagGTTCTGCATTTCTTTGCAGAATAAACTCCAATTATACAGGTTCTGTTGCTCAACAATTTTTTTAGTAGTTCTGAAAAATCCTAATACAAGGTACTTACTGACCAATTTTGTTTCAAAGAATATATGTGTCAGGGTAGATACAAAAATAAACCCTTTACTTTTATCTGTATGCAGTTAATTGTCAATAAACATGTCTGAGCTATTCACATACTGTAATTTTAATaacaagaaaaacaatatattaaatgtatttgtaaagcaaaatctaaaaattcaaatgaaatgatTTTACTTTATCAATTATGCTACAAATAGTTATGCATAATACTATACAATCTATAAGAGTTAACACATCGTGACTGAGGATTTCTTTAAATGGTGAAATGATTTATTCTCTAATTTAACAGATGCTAGAAGAATAGGTGATTCGTGTCAGAGGAAGTCATAGAAACGTCAGCTATAAACATCAGGGCAGAAACAACATTTGCCAACCATttccaaacaatttttaaaaaccaacaatCATTTGGTAAAGCAGAGTAAATTATATAATTCTTTCTTAAAGAAATAAGGTTAGGAATTATTTAGGTCCAAGTTGCTTTAATCACAAAGCTTGCTCATCTGGCAGTTTCTCAAGTTACTCCCCTCAGGCAGCTTGAACCAGTTAAACTAGATCCTCACAGCTCCGCAGAGCTTATTGACAACCAGCCGCCTGGTTTCCTAGGAAACAAAACCTTGGCTAGAAAGTGAATCATTTCCAGGTCACTTTCAACATGGAGAGTGGAGCAGGAAAGCACTGGACTGAGGAGGAGGTTAAAGCTTTGCTAAGTGTGtgggcagaaaaaaatatacGAAAACAACTTTATGGAACACTaagaaataaaggaatatttatttacattgcTAAAAGGCTGCAAGCATTAGGAGTACACAGAGACTGGAAACAGTGCCGGGCAAAGTACAAAAATCTCAAATATGAATACAGAACAGTTAAATATGCCCACGACTCTGGAGACAGCTGTAAAACTATGAAGTTCTTCCATGATTTGGATGCGATCCTGCACTATGAATCTGCTACACTATTAACGGAGAAGGATGCAAATGGCAGGCACCTGGCAACGCTGAGCCCAAGTACAGCCCCAGAGAACACTGAAGGTAAAAAGCAAAACTACTATTCTGTTGTTTTTACCTAATGAGTACAGGACTTTTAAGCCCATAAGATAATCATGGCCTGAAAGGttaaaacacagacacacacaatggACTTGTTAGGCTATTTTGCACAgggtaaaaattttttaattaaaaaaacaaaaaagataaataggtTAATACCACCacttcttggggaaaaaaaaaaacattaaaatgactAACAGTTCCTTCCTTTGGTACATCAGAAATGTCTTTGAAATATGGACTGtgttctgaaaatatttcaggttttaattttataaaagcttCAAAAAACTTAACTGTTGTTCCACAGCTCCAAACAACTTTCTACTCTAATGTTcccaattaattaataaataaaagcactAAAATACAAAGTGATGAtaaacatttctttattattcatttacAAAAACAGCTCCATTTTAAGcaatgaaattaaacaaaattaatagatTAAATTATTTTGAGATCAAAATAAGGTTCTTGacctgattgtgtgtgtgtgtgtgtgtgtgtgtgtgtgtgtgttaagctCAACACAACTTACACAGTTTGCTCAGTAGTGCATGTATCACTAAACAAAGGGGGGAAATAGCAGTAATGagatttctcccatagccaaagTCTTACAGATGTTATTTTTAAGAGCAGAATTTTTCGATTCAAAAAGCCGGTAACCATTATGCACACAAAGTGCAAAGCGCTGAGCCATATGCATGCAGTGAATGAAAAGTAATCTCAAGAAAAAAGGGGAGAGGGATTTTGTTAACATAATAAAGAGAGGGGTCTATAATGGTACATGCTATCAATAaccttttattttgcatttatttaaatactAGTGCTGTGgaacatttttccatatattcactttttaaaaaaaatttttaattgtataatatatatataaaacaatgaaagaaaaaagcaatagttttcaaagcactcttcaacaagtagttacaggacagatcccagagtttgtccatTCCCTCAGATTTGTtgttgtagctgctccagaatataggaggctagaaggaataatagatattcatttttagaaACTGACTATTCATGTCAATGGGCGAGTCTTAGAAATGTGACTCTCTTTTGCTTACAATTTTGGCTGTTTTATTTGACCTATAGAACtcaacttttgttttttcattgttgttgtttt from Tamandua tetradactyla isolate mTamTet1 chromosome 19, mTamTet1.pri, whole genome shotgun sequence carries:
- the PPAT gene encoding amidophosphoribosyltransferase isoform X1 codes for the protein MWRIWLHRLRRVALAARCAACDCLGTCGSAAQGMGLVNHVFNEDNLKKLYTSNLGIGHTRYATTGKCELENCQPFVVETLHGKIAVAHNGELVNAARLRKKILRHGVGLSTSSDSEMITQLLAYTPPQERDDTPDWVARIKNLMKEAPTAYSLLIMHRDVIYAVRDPYGNRPLCIGRLIPVSDINEKGKKLSETEGWVISSESCSFLSIGATYYREVLPGEIVKISRHSVQTLDIISSLGGNSTAFCIFEYVYFARPDSIFEDQMVYTVRYRCGQQLAVEAPVDADLVSTVPESATPAALGYAVKCGLPYVEVLCKNRYVGRTFIQPNMRLRQLGVAKKFGVLSDNFIGKRIVLVDDSIVRGNTISPIIKLLKESGAKEVHIRVASPPIRYPCFMGINIPTKEELIANKPEFDHLAEYLGANSVVYLSVEGLVSSVQERAKFKKHKVEKQEIMIQENGNGLKCFEKNSHCTACLTGEYPVELEW
- the PPAT gene encoding amidophosphoribosyltransferase isoform X2, which translates into the protein MELEELGIREECGVFGCIASGEWPSQLDVPHVIVLGLVGLQHRGQESAGIVTSDGNTVPTFKIHKGMGLVNHVFNEDNLKKLYTSNLGIGHTRYATTGKCELENCQPFVVETLHGKIAVAHNGELVNAARLRKKILRHGVGLSTSSDSEMITQLLAYTPPQERDDTPDWVARIKNLMKEAPTAYSLLIMHRDVIYAVRDPYGNRPLCIGRLIPVSDINEKGKKLSETEGWVISSESCSFLSIGATYYREVLPGEIVKISRHSVQTLDIISSLGGNSTAFCIFEYVYFARPDSIFEDQMVYTVRYRCGQQLAVEAPVDADLVSTVPESATPAALGYAVKCGLPYVEVLCKNRYVGRTFIQPNMRLRQLGVAKKFGVLSDNFIGKRIVLVDDSIVRGNTISPIIKLLKESGAKEVHIRVASPPIRYPCFMGINIPTKEELIANKPEFDHLAEYLGANSVVYLSVEGLVSSVQERAKFKKHKVEKQEIMIQENGNGLKCFEKNSHCTACLTGEYPVELEW